Genomic window (Equus przewalskii isolate Varuska chromosome 12, EquPr2, whole genome shotgun sequence):
cCAAGGAGACAAACTTTCAACCTTTTCAGAGAgtactgtgtttaaaaaaaaaaaaaccctacagagAGTCCTACAAGAGAAACTGCTCACAGGAGTGGGCGGTGGTGTGACCCCTTCTCCCAACTTCCCCTTTTCGCTAATATGTTGCCTAACagctgaggggagggagcagcGGTTTCCTCATAAGTCTGCGCTCTCATAGGAAACTGCTGCAGCTGGTTTTCTCCCAACTCAGACTAACGGCAGAGAAAGCGAAAAATAAGCGGAGATAGGAAACTCCAAAGTTGCAAATAGTTATTTTATCCTGGGACATTAGTTCTCCAAGAAAAGTGTTAAAAGTCAGCTTCCCTTGTAAAAACCTATCTGACAGAGGACTTGAGATCGAGACACTGTTGGTTACCGTTGTTGCGGCTTGGCAGGCCCCATTCCATTTCAGATTTCCGACATACAATGATCATTATACATTGCAAAGTGTCTCTCTGTACTTCTAGGGAGGAGATGTGAGGTTCAGTCAGCTAAAGACTGTGAGAAACCGGCTGGTCTTCTCCAGGTGACTTGACCCTCTTGTCTAGCTTGCACTTATTAGGTCACTAAAAAGCTCCCAGCTCATCTCCCAAGTTTTACaaacactaaaattaaaacatggtGAATAGATCTGCCTCACAAGACGACCtataagaaaaatgttaagtgaaaaaagcccgTCTGAACCTTAAGTGTCAGACCACGTGgattacttttaaatttcaattttcaattacAGTAGCAAAAAGGACAAACTCAGACAAGTAAAATTATTTGGAAACATATAATAACCAGGCAGAAGTCAGTCTAAAAACTCGCAAAAAATTCCCATTTGTCTGAACCAATACTATTTTACATAGGGCCTTCCTTGCCCCAAAAAGAGTTTAGGGCAGGTCTCCCCATTTTAAAACACCTAAGTGGCTTTCCAGCTTcacatgcctgggatctgaaggcCAAGGTGGGGACCCAACCTGCGTAACCTGGGAAGCCGCACGACAGGGTGGAGAGAGCACTGGACTGGGTGTCTAGTCCCGGCCCTGCTAGCATCTTGCTGAGACCTCCACAATTGTCGCTAAAATGGGTGACTGAAACTGTGCGAACAGGAGTAGCGGCAGCAGCAGAAATAGCCAccttttattaaatacttattatGGTTTAGGCAAGTAAATACTTCTTATGTGTTGATGGTCTCATTTAAACTTCGCACGAACCCCACGAGGTACCTAACACTATCCCCATTTTGCTAATGAGGAAACCGAGATGCACAGACCATAGAGCTAAgaactggcagagctgggatccaaactccAGCCTATGCCCTTTATCCCAATAGTGTTCATCGAATAAGGTAAAAACTACAAAGCAGCGTACAAGCGCCAGGAAGAACTCAACTTCGCTTGGCCGTGGCATGGCAGCTCGACAGGCCTCTGCTCAGTAACAAAGACGGCACAGGTTAAGCCAGGGCTGCATTTCCCCAGGCGTCCGCCTGGCCTTTTATAACATTTCCCATAGGGACAACCGGGCTCACAAAGGAACAACTGGGACTGCCATGAATTCCTAGTGACCCCAACCCACAAGACAAAAACAATCCCTACTGCTCATGTCTCCATCATGGACAACAGTATTTGCACCCAGGGCTTTGATATCCGTTACCACGTTGAATACAACACTCCCGCGAGGCCAGggtccagatgaggaaacaagctcTGAGAGATTAAGTGATCTGCATGAGATCAAAGGAACGCTGGTAAGTGACAAGAGTGTACACGTGGACCCCAAACTTCTGACTCCAGATCTGCTGCCATCTCTGCTCACAACACGAATTCCACGGAACCTCTCTGGGACAATCTCCAAGGAACAAGACATCATGGCAAACCAGCAGGTTAAGATCAGGGAACATGGGGAGCAGAAGGGAGGACCACTGGTGTCTATTTTTACAGTTTTGTTCGTGTGGGagtaagataagaaaaagaaaagaattttgggTCTTCTAGCCCCAAAATGccaataaaatagaaacagaggCAAAGGGGGGTGAGAAACCCGCTCCACAGAGCCTGTCTGCTTCGTCCCACAGGTGCTGCGAGCGACTGTAAAGTCTCTGTGTCTCAACCGGGTCACCTCACAGTGGACTACACTCAAAAGGCCGTTACCTTGAAGTGTTCCTTCTCCACAGCGGGGTGCCCTGCAGAGCCCCCAATGAGCCTGTGGTTTCGCTATGGTGCTTACCAGCCTGAGAGCCTCTGCTTGGACGGATGCAGAAGTGAGGCGGACAAATTCGTAGTGAGGGAAGCCCTGGCAGAAAAGCAAGTTTCTCTCACTGTAAACAGACTGGCTTTCAATGACAGTGCAATCTACATCTGCGGAATAGCCTTTCCCAGTTCAAGGGACTCGAGAGCGAAGCGAACCGGAGAAGGGACCACGTTGGTGGTTAGAGGTCAGTCACTTGAGGCTTTATTCCAGAATGTTACATTTTGCTCAGCCCTTTAAATGCTTTACATTACTCATATACAGAAATTATGAGATAAATCTGTAAGGCATGACCTGAGCACAAACCAACAGAAAGTTTGGTTAAAGAACTACTCTGACTCCAGCTCCCAGCTTCCGAAGACACAAAGTCAGGGTTGTGTTGGGTGCTGTATTCTCTCTCAATGTCCAGATTTTACTAGTGAAGGTGGACCACCTATGTCCTCCTTTCTGTATATTACAGTGCTTGTGTAATGTACCAAGTCCAAAGGGAAACCTGCAAGGACTCACTATCAGGTTTCTTAGGAACCGGTCTGGTATTGCACCATCCAGAACAAAGCACTGAAGAAGCATAAACAATCAATAAACTGGACCTCCCAAAATATGCattatggaaaataaacacaaatctgGGGAGAATCCACTGGGGGATCCCTGACCCTCTCATTCTGCATGTATGTTGTCTAAATTGAGTTCACAGGATAAGCATCTATGGGATATTTAGTTGAAATGTACAGGTTATTCAGATAATAATTACAAATCGAATTGTATTTTATCCTTCAAATAATCAGGTACTTTAAGACATGGCACGTTACTCCATCCCTACCTAGAGCACAGGATACCTCCTGCAAGGAGGGAGAAATTCAGAATGTGAAAACGGATTCAACAATTC
Coding sequences:
- the IGSF6 gene encoding immunoglobulin superfamily member 6; this translates as METVNGGKIILGLEINLILFYAGAASDCKVSVSQPGHLTVDYTQKAVTLKCSFSTAGCPAEPPMSLWFRYGAYQPESLCLDGCRSEADKFVVREALAEKQVSLTVNRLAFNDSAIYICGIAFPSSRDSRAKRTGEGTTLVVREIKVLSKEMQSVLIALLSLLSIYVTGVLVIFIVLSKSKSNTLRNKETEDSQKKKSARRIFREIAQELYSKRHVETSQEPEKDNTYENRRVLSNYERP